One window of the Mytilus galloprovincialis chromosome 14, xbMytGall1.hap1.1, whole genome shotgun sequence genome contains the following:
- the LOC143058743 gene encoding complement C1q-like protein 4, translating into MSFENRNINQSHPLQSFINIATASTHSTKLCAIRENLKVQRMAYLECLLFVVGLTICSGRVTGPPQNDRSGKHGTIAFSVGLTSTLHMSYSETIIYDKVFSNFGDGYSVDTGEFTAPDTGVYVFHAHAYNSNQDRAMWIELIKNIDSLVSVSGYNSHSTAGNTVIVSLHQGETVAVRARPGQEFTLFGKSDQVYTTFSGYRIGEIPYSDPAVGR; encoded by the exons ATGTCCTTCGAGAACCGAAATATAAATCAATCCCACCCACTCCAGAGCTTTATAAATATTGCAACTGCATCAACACACAGTACGAAATTGTGTGCAATAAGAGAAAACTTGAA AGTACAAAGAATGGCGTACTTAGAGTGTTTACTGTTTGTAGTTGGACTAACAATCTGTAGTGGGAGAGTTACAG GTCCACCGCAGAATGACAGATCAGGGAAACATGGTACAATAGCTTTCTCAGTTGGGTTAACAAGCACCTTGCACATGTCTTACTCCGAAACAATTATCTATGATAAAGTGTTTTCAAACTTCGGAGACGGCTATTCCGTTGACACCGGTGAGTTCACCGCTCCGGATACTGGGGTGTATGTGTTCCATGCGCATGCGTACAACTCTAACCAAGATAGAGCGATGTGGATTGAgttaattaaaaacattgattctTTAGTATCTGTCTCTGGTTATAACAGTCACTCAACAGCTGGAAATACCGTCATTGTGAGTCTGCACCAAGGGGAGACTGTTGCCGTAAGAGCAAGACCTGGACAAGAATTTACTCTCTTTGGAAAATCTGACCAAGTCTACACCACATTTTCCGGATATCGCATCGGAGAAATCCCGTATTCCGATCCGGCAGTAGGACGATAA